The segment CGCGGCCGATCACGTAGCGCACGAGCCCGCTGCAGTCGAAGCCGCTCGTCGGTGTGTTGCCACCCCAGCGATACGGGACGCCGACGAGGCTCATCGCCTGGATCGAGATTTCCTCCTGGCCGACGCTGTGATCGACGAATTTCGGGAAATTGGCGGGAGCGGGGAAGGCGCGCGGCGTCGTGATCGCCATTCCGGGCGCGCGCGATGCCGACTGCGGCGGCACGCTGGAGCAGGCCGCAAGCAGGGAAACGACGGCGACGGGAACCCAGATTCGAAACATGGCAAGGCGGGCGAACGCAGCGCGCTCGCGAATCGTATGACAACAGACAGACCCGATGGTAGACGCTCCGGCGGGGCTTAAGCAACCATTCTTGAGAATTTACTTGAAGTTTCGCGCGTAAGTGGGGTTGTTGCGTGACGATGCGTTACCTGCGTTTTCGACCCCAAATAAAAACGGCGCTCCGGAAACGGAGCGCCGCGATGCGTCGAAAGCCGGCCGGGGCCGGCCTGCCGCGTTGTTACAGGATGTCCGACGCGTAGTCGGCGAGTCGCGAGCGTTCGCCGCGCGCGAGCGTCACATGGCCGCTGTGGCCCCAGCCCTTGAAGCGGTCGACGACGTAGGTCAGGCCCGAACTGCCTTCGGTCAGGTAAGGCGTGTCGATCTGAGCGATGTTGCCGAGGCACACGATCTTCGTGCCGGGGCCCGCGCGCGTGACGAGCGTCTTCATCTGCTTCGGCGTCAGGTTCTGCGCCTCGTCGATGATCAGGTACTTGTCGACGAACGTGCGGCCGCGCATGAAGTTCATGCTCTTCACCTTCAGGCGCGAACGGATCAGCTCCTGCGTCGCGGCACGGCCCCATTCGCCGGCTGCGTCGTCGGTCTTCTGCAGCACTTCGAGGTTGTCGTCGAATGCGCCCATCCACGGCTGCATCTTCTCTTCCTCGGTACCGGGCAGGAAACCGATGTCCTCGCCGACGGGCACGGTCGCGCGCGTCACGATGATCTCGTTGTAGCGCTTGTCGTCGAGCACCTGCGCGAGGCCGGCCGCGAGTGCGACGAGCGTCTTGCCGGTGCCGGCCTGGCCGAGCAGCGTGACGAAGTCGATCTCGGGGTTCATCAGCAGGTTCAGCGCGAAGTTCTGCTCGCGGTTGCGCGCGGTGATGCCCCACACGTTGTTCTTGTGGTGGCTGTAGTCGCGCAGCGTCTGCAGCAGCGCCGTCTTGCCGTTCAGCTCGCGGACGATCGCGTGGAACGTCGGCTCGCCGTTCTGCGGCTCGAGATAGACGAACTCGTTGACGAGCATCGACGCGACGAGCGGGCCCGTCACGCGGTAGTACGTGGTGCCCGTCTTCGTGTCCTGCCAGCTCTCCATGCCCTTCGCGTGCTTGGTCCAGAAGTCCTGCGGCAGTTCGCGCACGCCGTTGTACAGGAGATCCGAGTCCTCGAGCACCTGGTCGTTGAAGTAGTCTTCCGCGGGCAGGCCGAGCGCGTGCGCCTTGATCCGCATGTTGATGTCTTTCGACACCAGCACGACCAGGCGGTCGGGCCGGTCGCGCTGCAGCGCGCGCAC is part of the Burkholderia pyrrocinia genome and harbors:
- a CDS encoding PhoH family protein, giving the protein MPLPTPPSKLGSLLPPDEYKAKARPAKAAKKSAEGDASTAGDYGPASVAQPMIEAANTAAPLRAVASSAPDAASAPARGRKTKQTAALLQPMPAPAEPAAPVVARNDKPAADKPAAAPARDAGAATKSRNRKPAEAELQKLFVLDTNVLMHDPSSLFRFEEHDVYLPMMTLEELDNHKKGMSEVARNARQVSRTLDALVADGGPISSGIPLSRLGSREALGRLYFQTKLADIAPVEGLPAGKADNQILGVVRALQRDRPDRLVVLVSKDINMRIKAHALGLPAEDYFNDQVLEDSDLLYNGVRELPQDFWTKHAKGMESWQDTKTGTTYYRVTGPLVASMLVNEFVYLEPQNGEPTFHAIVRELNGKTALLQTLRDYSHHKNNVWGITARNREQNFALNLLMNPEIDFVTLLGQAGTGKTLVALAAGLAQVLDDKRYNEIIVTRATVPVGEDIGFLPGTEEEKMQPWMGAFDDNLEVLQKTDDAAGEWGRAATQELIRSRLKVKSMNFMRGRTFVDKYLIIDEAQNLTPKQMKTLVTRAGPGTKIVCLGNIAQIDTPYLTEGSSGLTYVVDRFKGWGHSGHVTLARGERSRLADYASDIL